In Silene latifolia isolate original U9 population chromosome X, ASM4854445v1, whole genome shotgun sequence, the following proteins share a genomic window:
- the LOC141618319 gene encoding rRNA 2'-O-methyltransferase fibrillarin 1-like, whose amino-acid sequence MAPPGRGGGRGFGGRGGGRSDGGRGGRGGGRGFGMGARGGIMKPGGRGGGRGGPGGRGARGGGRGGGRGGMKGGNKVIVVTHKHSGIFIAKGKEDALVTKNMVPGESVYNEKRISVQQDDGTKIEYRVWNPFRSKLAAAILGGVDNIWIQPGAKVLYLGAASGTTVSHVSDVVGPEGVVYAVEFSHRSGRDLVNMAKKRTNVIPIIEDARHPAKYRMLVGMVDVIFSDVAQPDQARILALNASYFLKAGGHFVISIKANCIDSTMPAEAVFASEVKKLQQEQFKPAEQVTLEPFERDHACVIGGYRMPKKEKKKD is encoded by the exons ATGGCGCCGCCAGGAAGAG gaggaggaagaggattTGGAGGCCGTGGAGGAGGTAGAAGTGATGGAGGAAGAGGCGGCCGTGGTGGAGGCCGTGGATTTGGTATGGGTGCTAGAGGTGGAATAATGAAACCTGGTGGTAGAGGTGGTGGGCGAGGTGGACCTGGAGGAAGAGGCGCACGTGGTGGTGGTCGTGGAGGTGGTAGAGGTGGAATGAAGGGAGGAAATAAGGTTATTGTAGTGACACACAAGCATAGTGGAATTTTTATTGCAAAGGGTAAAGAAGATGCTCTTGTAACCAAGAATATGGTTCCTGGTGAATCTGTTTACAACGAGAAGAGGATTTCTGTTCAG CAAGACGATGGAACCAAGATCGAATACAGGGTCTGGAATCCTTTCCGTTCAAAGTTGGCCGCTGCTATTCTTGGTGGTGTTGACAATATTTGGATT CAACCTGGTGCTAAGGTGTTGTATCTTGGTGCTGCATCTGGAACAACCGTGTCCCATGTTTCTGATGTTGTCGGACCT GAGGGTGTTGTTTATGCAGTCGAATTCTCACATAGGAGTGGTAGAGATTTGGTTAACATGGCAAAGAAAAGGACTAATGTTATCCCCATTATTGAAGATGCAAGGCATCCAGCCAAGTACAGGATGCTTGTCGGCATGGTTGATGTAATATTTTCAGATGTTGCTCAGCCTGATCAG GCTAGGATTTTGGCTCTCAATGCCTCGTATTTCTTGAAAGCAGGAGGTCACTTTGTCATATCTATCAAG GCTAATTGTATCGATTCAACAATGCCAGCGGAGGCAGTGTTTGCCTCAGAAGTGAAGAAGCTTCAGCAAGAGCAGTTCAAACCAGCTGAACAGGTTACTCTTGAGCCATTTGAGCGTGACCATGCTTGTGTTATTGGTGGTTACCGTATGcctaagaaggagaagaagaaggatTGA
- the LOC141618324 gene encoding putative F-box protein At5g55150 encodes MNIQANMIFRRRLPLLLIPTSDRPGSPRNLYSLPDGQVYDLRLPVPHNTRCIGSCHGWLIFIEPISFMLTLFNPFYFGNEKGTIYLPPFSAAMDFSESETSYDVLPEYYICKAVLSSDPVASRNYTVMLIYGKCRNLAYYMSGDESWTCLDGNPLIDDLIYSDGRFTAIDLCGELFVSDPEVNNPQLESISAPLYSPTNHVPRRYIVESNDGNALLQVVKSFEFRPSSNGGIISRTLGFSVYKLGKKREMFDWLELSSIGDAALFVGDSHSYCVKASAFPGIIPNSIYFTDDYRGFSTSYSKNHQFRGPIDAGVFLIREQSFRRHYNPVDVDMQRDLPPHIWILPTI; translated from the coding sequence ATGAACATTCAAGCAAACATGATCTTCAGGAGAAGACTGCCGCTTTTGCTCATTCCGACCTCCGACAGGCCTGGAAGCCCGCGCAATCTTTACAGTCTGCCTGATGGACAAGTCTATGACCTGAGATTACCAGTGCCGCACAACACCAGGTGCATTGGTTCATGCCATGGTTGGCTCATCTTTATTGAACCTATCTCCTTTATGCTAACTTTATTCAACCCCTTTTATTTTGGAAATGAGAAGGGAACCATATACCTTCCCCCATTTTCGGCAGCAATGGATTTTTCTGAATCAGAGACAAGTTATGATGTTCTTCCTGAATATTACATCTGTAAGGCTGTATTATCATCTGATCCTGTCGCATCTCGTAATTATACTGTGATGTTGATCTATGGTAAATGTCGAAACTTGGCTTATTACATGTCTGGGGATGAAAGTTGGACTTGCTTAGATGGAAACCCTTTAATTGATGACCTGATTTACTCTGATGGACGCTTTACCGCCATAGATTTATGTGGGGAGCTGTTCGTCTCAGACCCTGAAGTCAATAACCCCCAGCTCGAGTCTATCAGCGCCCCGCTTTATAGCCCAACCAACCATGTTCCTCGAAGGTACATCGTGGAGTCAAATGATGGAAATGCTCTTTTACAAGTAGTCAAGTCGTTTGAGTTCCGTCCGAGTAGCAATGGCGGTATTATCTCTCGGACCCTTGGTTTCTCCGTCTACAAGTTGGGAAAGAAGCGTGAAATGTTCGACTGGCTTGAACTCTCAAGCATTGGTGATGCAGCACTGTTCGTGGGAGATAGTCACTCATACTGTGTTAAAGCCTCAGCTTTTCCCGGTATCATCCCGAATTCAATCTATTTTACGGATGATTACCGTGGTTTTAGCACAAGTTACAGTAAGAATCACCAGTTTAGGGGTCCAATTGACGCTGGTGTGTTCCTGATTAGAGAACAATCCTTCAGGCGTCATTATAATCCGGTCGATGTTGATATGCAGAGGGATTTACCCCCTCATATTTGGATTCTCCCTACCATCTAG